Proteins from one Choloepus didactylus isolate mChoDid1 chromosome 4, mChoDid1.pri, whole genome shotgun sequence genomic window:
- the MAGEL2 gene encoding MAGE-like protein 2 has protein sequence MSQLSKNLGDSSPPAEAPKPPVYSRPTVLMRAPPASSRAPPVPWDPPPIDMQASLAAWQAPQPAWEAPQGQPPAPVAAVAQPPALGGPMVQGPPLGGPMGKPPTPGVLMVHPPPPGGTMAQTPAPGVLMVHPSAAGTPMAHPPPPGTPMAHPPPPATPMVHPPPPGTPRVHPPPPGTPMAHPPPPGTPMAHPPPSATPMPQTPAPGVLMAQPLTPGVLMVQPPPPPGALMAQPPPPVAPMAKPPGPGVLMIHPPGSRASITQAPASGAPMAQPAAPPAQPLASWAPQAQPLILQIQSQVIRAPPQVPQAPQAPQAQLATPPGWQASSPGWQAPPQGWQATPLAWQTTQVTWQGPTISWQAQQPVRQGPPPVRQGTPPVRQGPPPIRPGPPPIRPGPPPVRQAPPSIRQAPPLIRQAPPPIRPAPQVLATPPQLWQALPPPPPLRQAPQARLPTPQVQAARQVQAASQVQAVPQVQAVPPAAQVPAGPPACPQASQVPPRAPQAAHCPPIIWQAPKGQAPVPHEMPTSMEFQEAQPAQALAWQAPKAPAHYWQPLATQETQRQGPPLVPLEQPFQGAPPSQKALQIQLSAQQAQPSGPQAELPTLQLQSSWQAPPGVLQAQPAASVAAANFHMGSTKSLMTPPSGESRASSIERRGSSKERRTSSKERRAPSKDRMIFAATFCAPRAMSTARAHLPTAWKNLPATSETFTATSRVFSATSHVQPASFNAFKGPSATSKTPKSLPLALQDPFACVEALPAISWDPQPTSNASKASKAASSILMATAAAPQATATTDGTSKTTEERRPGKVTRKKKHLDAREDSSRHMLALHNWQAPRPWENLNLSDWEGQSPIHLLGDWEAPFTSRGLNGWEGPSTSRILSGWEWPSTSWALSAWECPSTTRALNLWESPGSPEPMIISEAPNLSKGPSATQDEPKMETQPLSPLDERANALVHFLLVKDQAKLPIKRSEMVKVIIREYKDECLDIINRANNKLECFFGYQLKEIDPKKHSYIINKLGRRKDDPMASYFDTPKLGLLMVVLSFIFMKGNCVREDLIFDFLFKLGLDVQETHAFFGNTKKLITEVFVRQRYLEYRRIPHTEPAQYEFLWGPRAFLETSKMLILRFMARLHKKDPRSWPFHYLEALAECESEDLEEDDAGSGDNAGGPPTSSSPPR, from the coding sequence ATGTCGCAGCTAAGTAAGAATCTGGGTGATTCCAGTCCCCCGGCGGAGGCCCCCAAGCCTCCGGTCTATAGCCGCCCTACGGTTCTGATGCGGGCCCCGCCTGCCTCCTCTCGGGCTCCACCAGTCCCTTGGGATCCACCTCCGATTGACATGCAGGCTTCATTGGCCGCTTGGCAGGCACCTCAGCCGGCCTGGGAGGCCCCGCAGGGGCAACCGCCTGCCCCAGTGGCTGCCGTGGCTCAGCCTCCTGCCCTAGGGGGCCCAATGGTCCAGGGTCCCCCTCTGGGAGGCCCCATGGGCAAGCCTCCGACACCCGGAGTCCTGATGGTCCACCCTCCTCCTCCGGGAGGCACGATGGCCCAGACTCCCGCTCCCGGAGTCCTGATGGTTCACCCTTCAGCTGCGGGAACCCCCATGGCCCATCCTCCCCCTCCGGGAACTCCGATGGCCCACCCTCCCCCTCCGGCGACCCCGATGGTGCACCCACCCCCTCCGGGGACCCCAAGGGTGCACCCTCCCCCTCCGGGAACACCCATGGCCCATCCTCCCCCGCCGGGGACACCGATGGCCCATCCACCCCCTTCGGCGACACCAATGCCCCAGACTCCAGCTCCGGGAGTCCTGATGGCACAGCCTTTGACGCCAGGAGTCCTGATGGTCCAGCCTCCGCCTCCTCCTGGAGCCCTGATGGCCCAGCCTCCGCCTCCGGTAGCCCCGATGGCCAAGCCTCCAGGTCCCGGCGTGCTGATGATCCATCCTCCGGGTTCCAGAGCATCGATCACCCAAGCTCCAGCTTCGGGAGCTCCGATGGCGCAGCCGGCGGCCCCACCTGCACAGCCTCTGGCATCCTGGGCTCCGCAGGCTCAGCCTTTGATCCTGCAAATCCAGTCTCAGGTTATAAGGGCTCCTCCGCAGGTTCCCCAGGCCCCGCAGGCCCCGCAGGCGCAGCTGGCCACGCCCCCGGGCTGGCAAGCCAGCTCTCCCGGGTGGCAGGCCCCACCACAAGGCTGGCAGGCCACGCCCCTGGCATGGCAGACCACGCAGGTAACCTGGCAGGGCCCGACGATCTCCTGGCAGGCGCAGCAGCCAGTGCGCCAGGGTCCGCCGCCGGTGCGCCAGGGTACGCCGCCAGTGCGCCAGGGTCCACCGCCCATTCGACCCGGCCCGCCGCCCATCAGACCCGGCCCGCCGCCGGTGCGCCAGGCCCCGCCCTCGATCCGGCAGGCCCCGCCGCTGATCCGCCAGGCACCACCGCCCATCCGGCCTGCCCCGCAGGTCTTGGCCACTCCGCCGCAGCTCTGGCAGGCCCTGCCGCCCCCACCTCCGCTGCGCCAGGCCCCGCAGGCTCGGCTGCCCACCCCGCAGGTGCAGGCGGCCCGGCAGGTGCAGGCGGCTTCGCAGGTGCAGGCGGTCCCACAGGTGCAGGCGGTCCCACCGGCCGCGCAAGTGCCTGCGGGGCCTCCCGCCTGCCCGCAAGCGTCCCAGGTGCCACCGCGCGCCCCGCAGGCCGCGCACTGCCCGCCTATCATCTGGCAGGCCCCCAAAGGCCAAGCCCCAGTGCCGCACGAGATGCCGACGTCGATGGAGTTTCAGGAGGCGCAGCCGGCCCAAGCACTAGCGTGGCAGGCTCCGAAGGCCCCTGCGCACTACTGGCAACCCCTGGCCACACAGGAGACCCAGCGACAGGGCCCTCCGCTGGTCCCGCTGGAGCAGCCCTTTCAGGGAGCCCCGCCCTCCCAGAAGGCCCTGCAAATCCAGCTATCCGCCCAGCAGGCCCAGCCCTCGGGCCCGCAAGCAGAGCTGCCTACCCTGCAGCTCCAGTCCTCCTGGCAAGCACCGCCAGGAGTCCTGCAGGCCCAGCCCGCCGCTTCCGTAGCGGCGGCAAATTTTCACATGGGTTCCACTAAATCACTGATGACTCCCCCATCAGGAGAATCCAGGGCCTCTTCAATAGAACGTAGGGGCTCCTCGAAGGAACGCAGGACCTCTTCCAAGGAGCGCAGGGCTCCGTCCAAGGACCGCATGATCTTTGCTGCCACTTTTTGTGCTCCAAGGGCAATGTCCACTGCCCGGGCACACCTGCCAACCGCCTGGAAAAACTTGCCTGCCACATCAGAGACTTTTACTGCCACCTCAAGGGTCTTTTCAGCTACCTCCCATGTCCAGCCTGCCTCTTTTAATGCCTTTAAGGGTCCGTCTGCCACCTCAAAGACCCCGAAGTCACTGCCACTTGCTCTTCAGGATCCATTTGCCTGTGTGGAGGCCCTGCCTGCAATCTCCTGGGATCCACAGCCCACCTCCAATGCCTCCAAGGCATCGAAGGCAGCATCCTCCATCCTGATGGCTACAGCAGCTGCCCCCCAGGCAACAGCCACCACTGATGGCACCTCAAAGACCACCGAGGAGCGTCGCCCAGGCAAAGTCACCCGGAAGAAGAAGCACCTGGATGCCAGAGAGGACAGCAGTCGTCATATGTTGGCCCTACATAATTGGCAGGCCCCGAGGCCCTGGGAAAATCTGAACTTGAGTGACTGGGAGGGCCAAAGCCCCATCCACCTTCTGGGTGACTGGGAGGCCCCATTCACTTCCCGTGGCCTGAATGGCTGGGAGGGCCCAAGTACCTCCAGGATCCTGAGTGGCTGGGAATGGCCCAGCACATCCTGGGCTCTGAGTGCCTGGGAGTGTCCAAGCACTACGAGGGCCCTGAATCTCTGGGAAAGCCCAGGGAGCCCTGAGCCCATGATCATCTCTGAAGCCCCAAATCTCTCTAAGGGGCCCAGTGCCACCCAGGATGAGCCCAAGATGGAGACTCAACCACTGTCTCCCTTGGATGAGAGAGCAAACGCATTAGTGCATTTCCTCTTGGTCAAGGACCAAGCTAAGTTGCCAATCAAACGCTCGGAGATGGTGAAAGTCATCATTCGCGAATATAAAGATGAGTGCTTAGATATCATCAACCGAGCCAACAATAAGCTAGAGTGTTTCTTTGGTTATCAATTAAAGGAAATTGATCCAAAAAAACACTCATATATCATCAACAAGCTGGGGCGTCGTAAAGATGACCCAATGGCATCCTATTTTGACACGCCCAAGCTGGGTCTCCTGATGGTGGTCCTGAGTTTCATTTTCATGAAGGGCAACTGTGTCAGGGAGGATCTCATCTTTGATTTTCTGTTCAAGTTAGGGTTGGATGTCCAGGAGACACATGCTTTCTTTGGAAACACCAAGAAGCTCATCACCGAAGTGTTTGTAAGGCAGAGGTATCTAGAGTATAGGCGTATCCCTCACACTGAGCCAGCACAATATGAGTTCCTGTGGGGTCCCCGAGCATTCCTTGAAACCAGCAAGATGCTCATCCTGAGGTTTATGGCCAGGCTCCATAAGAAAGACCCACGGTCTTGGCCATTCCATTACCTCGAAGCACTGGCAGAGTGTGAATCTGAAGATCTCGAAGAGGATGACGCAGGATCTGGTGATAATGCCGGTGGGCCCCCCACCAGCAGTTCCCCTCCCCGCTAA